A genomic window from Struthio camelus isolate bStrCam1 chromosome 2, bStrCam1.hap1, whole genome shotgun sequence includes:
- the LOC104145928 gene encoding MARVEL domain-containing protein 3-like isoform X3, with amino-acid sequence MLQITGRKLMSRSPLLVTLINSIAGLCKNCTGILKFVEITVNLLVLICVGAAQASVAGFTSIGGLGIGSFNLNSAYSPFEGAELQEVRELDMQFTQMRAPCVYGGVAFSLTAASLTLFFLVAGAKPIQRLTVGLLAGECAFNLLAGVGYVAAVGLYLHFVIQVNATEVCKRRERLYARRGYTSMNCAVQGGDAAVGLFGVAAACLYFASFAVCVFAVRTVRAFRSRAAEARGSPESSLRDRSVGDHRVVHRSSERSHGVQALATLV; translated from the exons ATGTTGCAAATAACTGGTAGGAAACTAATGAGCCGCTCGCCATTGTTAGTCACTTTAATCAACTCTATAGCAGGCTTATGCAAAAACTGTACAG GCATTTTGAAGTTTGTGGAGATCACAGTTAACCTCCTGGTGCTGATTTGCGTGGGGGCTGCCCAGGCCTCTGTTGCAGGCTTCACGTCCATTGGGGGCTTGGGTATTGGCTCCTTTAACCTGAACTCAGCCTATAGCCCCTTTGAGGGAGCCGAGCTGCAGGAGGTGAGAGAGCTGGACATGCAGTTCACCCAGATGAGAGCCCCTTGCGTGTACGGCGGAGTAGCCTTCAGCTTAACGGCAGCGTCACTTACTCTCTTCTTCCTGGTGGCGGGGGCAAAACCCATCCAGCGCCTCACCGTGGGGCTGCTTGCGGGCGAATGTGCCTTCAACCTGCTGGCTGGCGTCGGGTACGTCGCTGCTGTTGGCCTCTACTTGCATTTTGTCATCCAGGTGAACGCGACGGAGGTTTGCAAGAGGCGGGAGAGGCTGTACGCGCGCCGTGGTTATACCTCCATGAACTGCGCGGTCCAGGGCGGCGACGCGGCCGTCGGCCTCTTTGGTGTCGCTGCTGCCTGTTTGTACTTTGCTAGCTTCGCGGTCTGCGTCTTCGCTGTTCGGACCGTCCGGGCTTTCCGGAGCCGCGCCGCCGAGGCTCGGGGCAGCCCCGAGAGCAGCCTCAGAGACAGGAGCGTCGGAGACCACCGCGTGGTCCACAGGAGCTCCGAGAGGTCCCACGGCGTCCAGGCTCTTGCCACGTTAGTGTAA
- the LOC104145928 gene encoding MARVEL domain-containing protein 3-like isoform X2 gives MQCEISRRHPGWSTCKGFYWFLRPLPQNLRSSAGVLGPTTAMLSFQGNLLDEMLKGILKFVEITVNLLVLICVGAAQASVAGFTSIGGLGIGSFNLNSAYSPFEGAELQEVRELDMQFTQMRAPCVYGGVAFSLTAASLTLFFLVAGAKPIQRLTVGLLAGECAFNLLAGVGYVAAVGLYLHFVIQVNATEVCKRRERLYARRGYTSMNCAVQGGDAAVGLFGVAAACLYFASFAVCVFAVRTVRAFRSRAAEARGSPESSLRDRSVGDHRVVHRSSERSHGVQALATLV, from the exons ATCAGCAGAAGGCATCCAGGGTGGTCAACATGCAAGGGCTTCTACTGGTTCCTCAGACCCTTACCACAAAACCTCAGGAGCAGCGCAGGAGTACTTGGACCCACCACCGCAATGTTATCCTTCCAAGGAAACCTTCTCGATGAAATGCTCAAAG GCATTTTGAAGTTTGTGGAGATCACAGTTAACCTCCTGGTGCTGATTTGCGTGGGGGCTGCCCAGGCCTCTGTTGCAGGCTTCACGTCCATTGGGGGCTTGGGTATTGGCTCCTTTAACCTGAACTCAGCCTATAGCCCCTTTGAGGGAGCCGAGCTGCAGGAGGTGAGAGAGCTGGACATGCAGTTCACCCAGATGAGAGCCCCTTGCGTGTACGGCGGAGTAGCCTTCAGCTTAACGGCAGCGTCACTTACTCTCTTCTTCCTGGTGGCGGGGGCAAAACCCATCCAGCGCCTCACCGTGGGGCTGCTTGCGGGCGAATGTGCCTTCAACCTGCTGGCTGGCGTCGGGTACGTCGCTGCTGTTGGCCTCTACTTGCATTTTGTCATCCAGGTGAACGCGACGGAGGTTTGCAAGAGGCGGGAGAGGCTGTACGCGCGCCGTGGTTATACCTCCATGAACTGCGCGGTCCAGGGCGGCGACGCGGCCGTCGGCCTCTTTGGTGTCGCTGCTGCCTGTTTGTACTTTGCTAGCTTCGCGGTCTGCGTCTTCGCTGTTCGGACCGTCCGGGCTTTCCGGAGCCGCGCCGCCGAGGCTCGGGGCAGCCCCGAGAGCAGCCTCAGAGACAGGAGCGTCGGAGACCACCGCGTGGTCCACAGGAGCTCCGAGAGGTCCCACGGCGTCCAGGCTCTTGCCACGTTAGTGTAA